The DNA sequence CAGTCCTACAGTACTAATCTTTAATTTATCTGTCAAAAAAAGGTTtctaaaatttaaatattttttgaatTTGGAGTGGATGAGGCTGAGGTTTGTTTCATATTTACATCATGTAGTGCGTTAAGACAACCAACGAGGAGATTTCAAAGGCCATATTAAAAATCAAATGTCCAAGCAGAATTGTGAATCTATGTACatataaaatacagttttaatATTTGCAACAGACAACAGTTTGTGTGGAAAGTACATGTTTTTGCTGGTGAAGATATGTGAAATCCACATAAAGGCACACAAAGGTACAGTGTTCCCATGGTAGGCGAGGTGACAAAAGATATAAAGGTCTTCTATATACAATAATGAACCATTTTTTTTACTACTGGGTTGGATCGGGTTCAAAATCCTCATTAGATGAGTATTACAATTAGGGATCGACCAATATTTTCTTGAGCCGATATTTGGAGCCaatactgcttttgctccctcaatttacatcataaaaatgtaaacactggatttgttttcggaatctgctctgccatttctttaaaaataataaacaaaaacacagatcagtgtcacttctgcaatcatcttacattcatagCACCCAAAtgatgtgtgcaatgtgcatcttATGGATGGGTGCAGTGTCttcagcaacacagagctgcctgtggacGCCTGTCCGTGAAAATAtccgaaaaaaaataaattagtgAACGCAGCAGCCGCGTATCAGCCGATACACGTAAAATTGCAAATATCGGCCCAATATATTGGCCGGCCGATAAAATCGGTCTATCACTAATTACAATGTTTACTTATTTCACACATATCCATTTCCAAAACCTCTAGTAATTCATTAGCAGTATACAGTCTCATTCAGTAACAAAGATTCCACACTgtgagtaaaaaaagaaaacggctGAAACGATCGCTATGAACAATAAAGTGCTGCTAAAAAGATAACTTCTCAAAGAatgcatttaaagaaaaagaacGGTTCAACAAGTGACAGCAGTCATAGACAGCGGATTAAACAGCAAGGTGAAGTGGAGCCAGACTACTGCATGCAAcccggggagagagagagagagagagagagagatatctaACAATACTGCAGAATTCACAGCAGTATGTGACTATGACACATAATGCTTTATGGAGCGCGAGGAACACTGGGCGTTTGACCCAAGAAGGGTGACAAGCACTTTGAGAATAACAAAAACCTTCCGTGAGGCTGACAGTCATTTTGGTCCCCatattttttgcttttctgAAGATGCTTAGTAGTTGTCACGGAGAAACAGTGTGCAGCAACTGCAGCTCCCGTTTGAGTGAAAAGATCCAGACAGGTTATTTCAACTCAAGAATAATTTAAGTGAAGATCGTCCACTCACAGAAGCTTTCAGTCTGGATCCGACCGACACGACCTGAAACTGCTTCGAAGTGACGAGGGCAGAGGAGGCTCGATTGTATCAGACGGACACTTAATGACACACATGTTCTGGTTTGGTGAGACAGTTTTTTTTGGGTTTTGTGGCTGCTGATTTTAGGTACATACTTATCCCATGTCACTGTAAAACGGAtggatgatttatttattgtactTTGTACTGATCTGTGCAGAAGGTGTTCCTATTGCACGGAGCGACGTCAATATTATGTAATTAAATGTACTGCTGAAAAGGAATGTTGTAAAAAATACATGAATGCTTGGTGAGTTTCTTGATATATTACTGTGTTGTCTTCATGTCCATAACTCTTATGAAACAAAAAGGTAATTTTCACCAAGAAAAGTCTTTTGTCTAACAAGAGAAAGAAGGATAAAAAGAGTCAAATATTTCCCAGCAGGAGTAAGTAACAGCATTACCATTGTAGTCTAACCAATTTTGTTAAGAATATCTAAATCTTTACAGCAATACACCAACATTTGTGATAACTTATTCCTCATCAGTGGAGCACTGAGACCCTTTTTAAAAGGCAGTGCACCATCTGCTGGGGACAGACAGAGTGGAGCTGTGCAGCATCTACAGTGCTTAAGTCTACAGTGATACAGCTTTACAGTATGATTgataaaaacaagtattttggaCAGTGAACTGATCTCTACATCTGCAGTGCTCTGACAAAGAACAAAGCAtaagcaatatatatatatatatatatatatatattcagtgaaaaaaaaagagattaaaaaaagCTTGGTTGATTGATGCACACACTTCTTTTCCTTCTTatctttaaaatattaaaaacctTCCCCATCTATCCTCGACTCCCCTCTCAATATTAGGTGACAGTTTTTGTTTTCGTTTTGTCTGTGTGACATGAGAGGGGCAGCAGAGGACGTCATGTCGGAGAATCACAACAGGGCTGTTCTGTGTTTCGGAAATGACGTTGGAAATGCGGTGACGAAGTGTGAAATTTATTCTACCAATGGATGTGTCTACTTCTAGTTGGTAGACTCTTCTCGTCCCCTCTTCTGGGTCTGAGAAAGAGTTTGTTAGAAGTTATGATCAGTCACTCAGAGCTGAGAATCTGCTCCTCCCAGGCTGTTGAGCTCCTCCGGCGAGTGCTTTTCTGCTCCGCTGGCAGCTGTCTGGCGGAAACCGGCCGAGATCTGGTCAAATGTCCGGCCCTTGGTCTCAGGTACTTTGAAGTAGGTGAAGACGAGGAAAAAGAGCAGCAGCACAGTGAAGATGATAAACACGTAGGGGCCGCACAGTTCctgtgaagagagagaaagaggagagacacTTGTTTAGTGGAGTCTTAACAAGGTTCAGTCCTCAAAAAAATAGGACAGAAAAATGGATGAATTCAAATCTTAAAGAAAGTGATGATCaatgataggttggatatttcaacATACaagtttcaaatgtatttcatcTATTATATTAGTGTCTTACAGAGAAGGTTAGTTGAAGGTAACACTGTCCTACACAGGAATAGATTGGAATGTGTGAATCTGTTAGAAGAATCGTCCATAAAAATAGTAGTTTGAAAGTAACTGTTTCACAGAAATAGATAGATTGGAATGTGTGAAGCCCCAACAAGTATAAAGGAGAGTTATTTTGATGTCCGTGGAGACACTATGGGTACATGCTCTTAGGAGTGTGTACACATGGTTACCTCCCTCTCTCGGAGACAAACTTGTTCAatattgaataaagctgcatttaaTCTAAATTCATCGGACTCGTCATGAGTCAAAGTCTCCACCATCATGTCCAGATATCATTTCCGATATCAATTAAGGCAATTCAGATATGTTAAATATGCAATAATTAATAACATAGGAAGTTTGTAATACTTTACTACTGCTACAACTTTGGAGGAGATAAGGCATATCTTTTTTAATTCTTAATGACTGAGTgatattttcttgtttaaatTGAGCCATTCCTTCAACGAGATTTCTCTGAAAATCCACTTCTAGATTTAACTAAACTTGAGAACTTTGTCTCATTTTTCTATAATTAATATCAAATTATAAAATGCTTTCCAGGAAacgtaaaacaaaataaatttaaaaaaatgacagaccTATAAAATAGTGTTACCTCACAAATACCTGTTCCAAATGTTTTTTCTGCTCACCTCTACATACTGGAAGGCCATTCCCACAATGAAGTTAGCAGTCCAGTTGGAGAAACCAGCCACAGCAAAGGCCGAAGGCCTGGGTCCCTGCGAGAACAACTCCGCCACGATGAACCAGGGGATGGGACCCGGTCCCAGCTCGAAGAACGCGACAAAGGCGAAAATGGCCACGATGCTTAAATATGACATCCATTTGAGCTGTTCCTACAAGCACAGAGAACAAGACGGAGGTTAGTTGGGGGAATCTTGACAACCACATTGTCTTAAGGATTAAAGAGAAAACCTACCAACAGAGCCATGGCAATAGTCATTAAGACGGCGGATACAGCCATTCCCAGCAGCCCCAGCATGTGCAGAGACCTACGTCCCGCACGTTCTACGATAAACAGCTGCACCgaaaaatgaagaagaagaggaataaGGTCAGTGCAGTACTACAAAGTGACAAACCATTTACAACCTGTACGCAGTTCAACAAACCGCTGCTCTAAACACCTTGGGAAAAATATTCTGGTGCACAGaaagacattttacatttagacTTTTGGTGCAACATAGAAAACTTCACACAGTTTGACTGCAAAGTGATTTCGGAAATGTGCAGTGCAACACAATAGTAATCACCTTCCACTTCAGATATTTTCAAAAACAGCAATCTTGAAAATGACTGAATTAACAATCATTTCTGGGTGTAAATATCTCTATAACGTAATGCTTCAGACACCTTTATTTATCTGTACTGTAACAGGGATTTCACTTTTCAAACTTGAAAAACGTTAACTGTACTCACCGACACCACAGTGAAAGCTGTGTTCACTACACCGGCTCCAATGGTGGCATAGACAGGCTGCTCAACTCCGGCTTTCTCAAAGATACGAGTGGAGTAGTAGAATACCTAGAACGTACAACAACCACAAAGATTGAATATGAGAGAGTCTCCTTTGTTTAAACACAGTTGACATGTAGGTATGTTTCAGGATATCTTCTTCTATTGCGGATGTAGCTCGGGTGTGAAATGGAATGTGATGTGTACCAAGCACGTCAGGGAAAAGTAATGTTTCTCTTTGGTTTCTGTGTCTTTTCTTCAGAATCTCAGACTGATCGGGGGGGATAATGTGTAAGCCTGGACACTCACAGCGTTGATGCCAGACAGCTGCTGAGAGAGCTGCAGGACGACAGCAATCAGGAGGGGTTGGCGGTAGAGGTGCGAGCGGAAAAGCTCCGGGATGGTCACCTTCTTCTCCCTCATCATCTGCCGGCTCTCTTCCTTCATCTCCTGCATGTCAGAGCTCACATCTGTGGTGCCTCTGAGCTTCTTCAACACTGAAATGTGCAGAGAGAAAGCAGGTTGTTGTTATCTCGACAAGCTGcccttcttttgttttctttttccagttCAGCTaaatttttctgtttctttgttttaattttgtttccTTATGATTACATCTAAGTGTCACTTCACTACCATATTTCCGCAAAGCACTATTAACATGCAACAATCTGGCAAGGATAcagcagttgtgtgtgtgtgtgtgtgtgtgtgtgtgtgtgtgtgtgtgtgtgtgtgtgtgtgtgtgtgtgtgtgtgtgtgtgtgtgtgtgtgtgaactcacCAGCCTTGGCCTTGTTCTCTTCGTTCTTGTTGATGAGCAGGAAACGAGGGCTCTTGGGACAGAGAGGCAGCAGGATGCACTGTATCAAAGCAAGGATGAAGATAAAGCCCAAGAGGAGCGGCCACAAGTCGTCGTTGCCCATGATTGCCTCCATTCCAAACACCTGAAatcaacacagacacacgtaaCGCACATGGACCACCTGCACAGCTCCGAGCATGCATTCATCAAAACATTACGTAGTAGGATGCCCAAAAGTTTGTATTGTTATCTTGTAGGATAATCACTAGACTTCACCACCTATGTTATAGTATCCAAATAAAACCACTGCAACAATTACTGTCTACCAACCTGTGCAATGAGGATGCCGACAACAATGCCCAGCTGGTGGAAGGTGCCCAGGGCTCCTCGTAGGGCTGTTGGTGAAATCTCACCCACATACATTGGCACGAAGCCTGTGGAGAGGCCGGAGTAGAGGCCCACCACAAAACGACCGACGATCAGCATTTCCCAGGAGCTGGCCATCTTTGAAAAGCCCATCAGAGCCGCAGCGATGAAAGCCAGGACATTGGCCATGAGCATAGAGTTCCTCCTGGAGGCAACAGAGAACAAGATACGTttaatccaaatttaaaaaaagaccttTACAGATTTGCACGTTAGCgtttagttttttgtgttttttctttcagcaCAATAAAGACTTTGGGTATTAACTTTCgtattatatatgttttttgatcatgtaAAACTCGGATAGAGTAACTTGTTAATTTATCCATAATGTGTCCGTTATTTTCGTTGATTTCATGTGATTGTCACGTTTTGTGATACTTTTTTGCCTTCTATGTGGACCATGGACTATGTGGAAGAAGGGGTGGAGGGAGTCCTAATCAATATTGTAACATCATTAAAGAGTTACTTAACCCAAAATCCACTTTAGTAGTAAATCGTGTGTGCAGTCACTTTAGATGGTTCCTAGGCTACATTGTTGATAACAACATAAGTTTTAGCATTTTTCCACAGAAAATCACACCCCACCAAAGAGTGGTGTGTCTGggtttaaacacttttttttaattgctcttaaaaaaaaaaatccatatatTTCATGGATAATACACTTTAAAGTGCCTACAGTGCCTCAAGGCCTAAGATAACTATCACATTGAACTTAAAAGTTGAAGCCTTACAACCACAGCTTTATTTTATACTGCTTTTGCTTCTTGGTATTATAATACCAGCAAGGATTTTGTTTTCCTCTCACCTTCCAAAGCGGTTGACAAAGAGTCCGACGGAAAAGGAGCCAACGATGCCACCAACAGAGAAGATGGAGACGGCGAGGGACCAGATGGCCGTGAGGGTGGTCTTGGAGATGGCCTCCTGGTAGCGCTCAAAATACGTCTCATTGATGAACTTCTCAATGATCTGccacaggaaaagaaaagacaaatgtTAAATACTATTTATATGTTCTCTGAGCTGGTTTTCTCCCAACTGAATGGACTAAATAGgatgatgttttgtttttttatattgcaCAATATGAATTGAGAAACAGTGAATCATTATTAAAGTGCTGCTATGTCATGTCATTGGTGTATGGTGgagctgttgctgttgctgtctgACCAGCTGATGGCAGCACTGTATGCTCATTACTATTTCCTGGCAACCAGGAAGCTCACCAGCTATGGTTAAGTTTCAAGTTTCTGTCCCCCTCCCCCCATCCTCCATCCTCATACCAGACTAAATGTTGACAAACAGTCCCAGTGGCGCTAGTGACAGAGTTAAGCAGCAGAgcctgtgtctgtttgtgtgtgcgtcacGGTGACACCTCTCATATAATTCAGAAAGGTCACCACCCTGTCTGCGACCTCCGACAACAGTATGTCTCTGAcaccccccccatcatcacccACCACTCTCGTTACCAAATGTGGCCTCCAGCTCGGTCACGTGCCTCTGATATAGAGTAACATCAcctatatttgtatattttaaaaCGCAGCTCTTAATGTACTAGAACTCAATGTTTGCAATGTAGAATACAGACTCAGCAGTGTCCTTACCAGCCAGTTAGGAATTGTAATGTGACCAGAAGCCATGAACATAGAGTGCCTATAAAAAGTAACGTGTAagttaatgtgttttttgacacTGATCAAGAGAAAAACACCCTGAATgccaagttaaaaaaaaaaaaaaaaaaaaaaaaaaccataaatGAGCTACATAACCAACATTTATTAGGACACACCTAAACCATCACAGGTGCAGTCCGTTGGTTTTTAGAAGTCACATAATTAGTTAAATTGAgatcatgtgtgtgtggttgtggggGTTTCAATTGTATGGACCACCTGTATCcagtttctttttctgttcatCAGTGTAAAATATAAGCCACATTGAGTGCACTTCCATTTAAAGGTCCAACATGGTAGCTggtttagctcagttggtagagcaggtgcatatattgtatatagcggtttactcctcgatgcagcagctgcgggtttgactccaacctgcagccctttcctgcatgtcattccccctctctctccctttcatgtcttcatctgtcctgtggaaataaaggcctaaaaatgcccaaaagatgatctttaaaaaaaataaaggtccaatatgtaatatatttactgtaataaatcctaAAATGACTCCAATGCGTCATCAGCtgttaaggaaacatgctaagttgaaatactatcttttctgacaacaatgctaatgccagtagtttctccttttgaaatttctgttccgtgacggaatttctgtttgtgttttggcctatgtgttgttatcaattgcccagtttgacagccaggccgggttgccagatatatctGTAAAAACATGAACCCAAACGGTATGTTTCTAACaattgcgtgaccagagacgtaacaaaccccgcgtaaatattggagatgtatttgaaagatggagacagcttagagcccaaaaggacgccgagttggctaattttctcctgaacaggtaagcattagcttcaggctaatttgtcatggctactagggacggttattttatgtcatttcaacattcatgtagCTACTCACAAGTTGGTTAcacgcaaaaacaattgagacacagccagtaaagtgatcccgactggtcctggctaacgctgccatgctaaccctgctaactgctaacgttaccggaggaccaggcaagctgGCCACAGCTGTGGCCTGTTCAGCGCccgtagccgacaacggtgagttattttaagccaagagaggggggctgtaaatcgggaagagaggcccgtgagtttgcagtgtgtttagt is a window from the Perca flavescens isolate YP-PL-M2 chromosome 4, PFLA_1.0, whole genome shotgun sequence genome containing:
- the slc2a1b gene encoding solute carrier family 2, facilitated glucose transporter member 1 isoform X1, coding for MDSGKRITFPLMLSVGTAVIGSLQFGYNTGVINAPQKIIEKFINETYFERYQEAISKTTLTAIWSLAVSIFSVGGIVGSFSVGLFVNRFGRRNSMLMANVLAFIAAALMGFSKMASSWEMLIVGRFVVGLYSGLSTGFVPMYVGEISPTALRGALGTFHQLGIVVGILIAQVFGMEAIMGNDDLWPLLLGFIFILALIQCILLPLCPKSPRFLLINKNEENKAKAVLKKLRGTTDVSSDMQEMKEESRQMMREKKVTIPELFRSHLYRQPLLIAVVLQLSQQLSGINAVFYYSTRIFEKAGVEQPVYATIGAGVVNTAFTVVSLFIVERAGRRSLHMLGLLGMAVSAVLMTIAMALLEQLKWMSYLSIVAIFAFVAFFELGPGPIPWFIVAELFSQGPRPSAFAVAGFSNWTANFIVGMAFQYVEELCGPYVFIIFTVLLLFFLVFTYFKVPETKGRTFDQISAGFRQTAASGAEKHSPEELNSLGGADSQL
- the slc2a1b gene encoding solute carrier family 2, facilitated glucose transporter member 1 isoform X2: MFMASGHITIPNWLIIEKFINETYFERYQEAISKTTLTAIWSLAVSIFSVGGIVGSFSVGLFVNRFGRRNSMLMANVLAFIAAALMGFSKMASSWEMLIVGRFVVGLYSGLSTGFVPMYVGEISPTALRGALGTFHQLGIVVGILIAQVFGMEAIMGNDDLWPLLLGFIFILALIQCILLPLCPKSPRFLLINKNEENKAKAVLKKLRGTTDVSSDMQEMKEESRQMMREKKVTIPELFRSHLYRQPLLIAVVLQLSQQLSGINAVFYYSTRIFEKAGVEQPVYATIGAGVVNTAFTVVSLFIVERAGRRSLHMLGLLGMAVSAVLMTIAMALLEQLKWMSYLSIVAIFAFVAFFELGPGPIPWFIVAELFSQGPRPSAFAVAGFSNWTANFIVGMAFQYVEELCGPYVFIIFTVLLLFFLVFTYFKVPETKGRTFDQISAGFRQTAASGAEKHSPEELNSLGGADSQL